In Nocardia asteroides, the following proteins share a genomic window:
- a CDS encoding cytochrome P450, which produces MTSTTSPIDAQAVQTALVQLFGPDGRADPYTPAAVLREAGPIHQTPLGHHVLTRYEDCAAVLSTTAWSHAEEAAMMHPTVSPEDAAEELPTSFLWMEPPDHTRLRNLVTKGFTPRMVTRLRPRIEQLCEQLVDDALAAGEFDLVEMIAYPLPLIIACELIGVPEEAYDQVHRWSQDLARGFDHDYTLPPECLTARSAASRGFMGYFRELLDERRADPRDDLLSVLSQVEDRGDVLTEQELLATCITTFVAGHETTANLIGTGMLRLLRNPDQLRLLRERPELLAYAPDELLRLDPSVQITTRAATRPITVAGHEFEQGEGVVILINSANHDPAAYPDPERVDMTRYSDPMNPAKKHLGFSLGIHYCLGAPLALLEMEILLDVLLRKAGTFELRSDNPVFKPNVVIRGLESLRVALTPA; this is translated from the coding sequence ATGACCTCCACGACTTCGCCGATCGACGCCCAGGCGGTCCAGACCGCGCTGGTCCAGCTGTTCGGGCCGGACGGCCGCGCCGACCCGTACACCCCCGCCGCCGTGCTGCGTGAGGCGGGCCCGATCCATCAGACCCCGCTGGGCCACCACGTGCTGACCCGCTACGAGGACTGCGCGGCCGTGCTGTCCACCACCGCGTGGAGCCACGCCGAAGAGGCGGCGATGATGCATCCGACGGTGTCGCCGGAGGACGCCGCCGAGGAACTGCCCACGTCGTTCCTGTGGATGGAGCCGCCGGACCACACCCGCCTGCGCAACCTGGTCACCAAGGGTTTCACCCCGCGCATGGTGACCCGGCTGCGGCCCCGGATCGAGCAGCTGTGCGAACAGCTCGTCGACGACGCCTTGGCCGCAGGGGAATTCGATCTCGTCGAGATGATCGCGTACCCGCTGCCGCTGATCATCGCCTGCGAGCTGATCGGGGTGCCCGAGGAGGCCTACGACCAGGTGCACCGGTGGTCCCAGGACCTGGCCCGCGGGTTCGACCACGACTACACGCTGCCGCCGGAATGCCTGACCGCGCGCAGTGCCGCCTCGCGCGGGTTCATGGGCTACTTCCGCGAGCTGCTCGACGAACGCCGGGCCGACCCGCGCGACGACCTGCTCAGCGTGCTGTCGCAGGTCGAGGACCGGGGCGACGTGCTCACCGAGCAGGAGCTGCTGGCCACCTGTATCACCACCTTCGTCGCCGGCCACGAGACCACCGCCAACCTCATCGGCACCGGCATGCTGCGCCTGCTGCGCAACCCCGATCAGCTGCGGCTGCTGCGCGAGCGGCCGGAACTGCTCGCGTACGCGCCCGACGAATTGCTGCGGCTCGACCCGTCGGTGCAGATCACCACCCGTGCCGCGACCCGTCCGATCACCGTCGCCGGACACGAGTTCGAGCAGGGCGAAGGCGTGGTGATCCTGATCAACTCGGCCAACCACGACCCGGCCGCCTATCCCGATCCGGAGCGCGTCGACATGACCCGCTACTCCGATCCGATGAACCCCGCCAAGAAGCACCTCGGCTTCAGCCTCGGCATCCACTACTGCCTCGGCGCCCCGCTCGCCCTGCTGGAGATGGAGATCCTGCTGGATGTCCTGTTGCGCAAGGCGGGCACGTTCGAATTGCGTTCGGACAACCCGGTGTTCAAGCCCAACGTGGTCATCCGCGGCCTGGAATCACTGCGGGTCGCGCTGACCCCGGCCTGA
- a CDS encoding NAD(P)/FAD-dependent oxidoreductase — MTPRAGHAIVVGAGVAGLLAARVLADRFERVTVLERDELDAKEPVRRGVPQAWHLHGLLDRGRRIMEELYPGFTEQAVSDGATVAEVLVGTRWYVGGGRLAAGSTGLTSLIATRSLLETVLRRRTLHLRGIELLTRTTAQGLVGDARRVRAVTVLGPAGTRTLTADLIVDAAGRGSRITQWLGEIGAAAPAEERLDVDLGYASRFFRHRPGQLGGQASVIVSTGANGRGGGAVRVEGDRWHVTLAGMLGDHPPVDDHGFRDYAASLSAPDIHSLVVGSEPLGDAVPYRFRTAVRRRFDGRSAPAGLLVLGDALCAFNPLYAQGMTVAALQAAALRDCLDASESDLPARYYAAADDAVAVAWQLAAGSDLRHPGVAGRRTVRTRLTNVLVGRIQRVAHHDPRVARTFLRVAHLVDPPAALTTPESLRRILLP, encoded by the coding sequence GTGACCCCGCGCGCCGGGCACGCCATCGTCGTCGGGGCGGGCGTCGCCGGGCTGCTGGCCGCGCGGGTGCTGGCCGATCGCTTCGAACGGGTCACCGTGCTCGAACGCGACGAGCTGGACGCGAAAGAGCCGGTGCGGCGCGGTGTTCCGCAGGCCTGGCACCTGCACGGCCTGCTCGATCGCGGCCGCCGGATCATGGAGGAGCTGTATCCGGGGTTCACCGAGCAGGCGGTCTCGGACGGCGCGACGGTCGCCGAGGTGCTGGTCGGCACCCGCTGGTACGTCGGCGGCGGCAGGCTCGCGGCAGGTTCCACCGGTCTCACCTCGCTCATCGCCACCCGGTCGCTGCTCGAGACCGTGCTGCGGCGGCGCACCCTGCACCTGCGCGGGATCGAGCTGCTGACCCGCACGACCGCGCAGGGCCTGGTCGGCGACGCGCGGCGGGTGCGTGCCGTGACGGTGCTCGGACCGGCGGGCACCCGGACCCTGACCGCCGACCTGATCGTCGACGCCGCCGGCCGGGGCTCCCGGATCACGCAGTGGCTCGGCGAGATCGGCGCCGCCGCACCCGCGGAGGAACGCCTGGATGTCGACCTCGGCTACGCCTCGCGGTTCTTCCGGCACCGGCCCGGTCAGCTCGGCGGCCAGGCCTCGGTGATCGTCTCCACCGGCGCGAACGGGCGCGGTGGCGGCGCGGTCCGGGTGGAGGGTGACCGGTGGCACGTGACGCTGGCCGGGATGCTCGGCGACCACCCGCCCGTCGACGACCACGGCTTCCGCGACTACGCCGCCTCGCTGTCGGCGCCCGACATCCACTCCCTCGTGGTGGGTTCCGAGCCGCTCGGCGACGCGGTGCCCTACCGGTTCCGGACCGCGGTGCGGCGCCGGTTCGACGGCAGGTCCGCGCCCGCCGGGCTGCTCGTCCTCGGCGACGCGCTGTGCGCCTTCAACCCGCTCTACGCCCAGGGCATGACGGTCGCCGCGCTGCAGGCGGCGGCCCTGCGCGACTGCCTGGACGCGAGCGAATCCGACCTGCCCGCCCGCTATTACGCCGCCGCCGACGACGCGGTGGCGGTGGCCTGGCAGCTCGCCGCGGGCTCGGACCTGCGCCATCCCGGCGTGGCGGGCCGGCGCACGGTGCGCACCCGGCTCACCAATGTCCTCGTCGGCCGGATCCAGCGCGTGGCGCACCACGATCCGCGGGTAGCCAGGACCTTCCTGCGGGTCGCCCACCTGGTCGACCCGCCCGCCGCCCTGACCACCCCGGAGTCCTTGCGCCGCATCCTCCTTCCCTGA
- a CDS encoding cytochrome P450, which produces MSTAVPADLTFDAFAPEHRADPYPAYRRVREATPLFPYALGDVPVTLVTRYEECAAVLTGTDWGHGYAAGISPFRDTTAAIPGSFVRMDPPEHGRYRKLVAKAFTPALVGAIAPVAGAVVDGLVDAAVERGELDVLEDLAVPLAVAMVAVRLLGADAADGDSFRAWQLAIARGSDPDSWLGPDDITARTDAALACMGHFARLIGEKKQRPGPDLLSELVAASVDGDVLTEPEVIGMSLLLLVAGMETSINLIGNGMLALLRHPDQLALLRANPDLVGPAIDEMLRYDAPTQFTIRVALADTRVGEHTFRRGDGVVVLTGSANRDDRVYRDADTFDVTRFTGNRPPRKHLGFSLGIHYCVGAPLARLEAEAAIRALLDRAPELALADAPIEYRPSLIHRGIRHLPVTL; this is translated from the coding sequence ATGAGTACCGCTGTCCCCGCCGACCTCACCTTCGACGCCTTCGCGCCCGAGCACCGGGCCGACCCCTACCCGGCCTACCGCCGGGTCAGGGAGGCGACGCCGCTGTTCCCGTACGCGCTGGGTGATGTCCCGGTGACGCTGGTGACCCGCTACGAGGAATGCGCCGCCGTGCTCACCGGCACCGACTGGGGACACGGCTACGCCGCCGGGATCAGCCCCTTCCGCGACACCACCGCCGCCATCCCCGGCTCCTTCGTCCGGATGGACCCGCCCGAGCACGGCCGCTACCGCAAGCTGGTCGCCAAGGCGTTCACGCCCGCGCTGGTCGGGGCCATAGCGCCGGTGGCGGGGGCGGTCGTCGACGGCCTGGTCGACGCCGCCGTTGAACGCGGCGAGCTCGACGTGCTCGAGGATCTGGCGGTGCCGCTGGCCGTCGCGATGGTCGCGGTGCGGCTGCTCGGCGCCGACGCGGCCGACGGAGACAGCTTCCGCGCCTGGCAATTGGCGATCGCGCGCGGCAGCGACCCGGACTCCTGGCTCGGCCCCGACGACATCACCGCGCGCACCGACGCCGCGCTCGCGTGCATGGGGCACTTCGCGCGGCTGATCGGCGAGAAGAAGCAGCGCCCCGGGCCCGATCTGCTCAGCGAACTCGTCGCCGCGAGCGTGGACGGTGACGTCCTCACCGAACCCGAGGTGATCGGGATGTCGCTGTTGCTGCTGGTCGCGGGCATGGAGACCTCGATCAACCTGATCGGCAACGGCATGCTCGCGCTGCTGCGCCACCCGGACCAGCTGGCCCTGCTGCGGGCGAACCCCGACCTCGTGGGACCGGCGATCGACGAGATGCTGCGCTACGACGCGCCCACCCAGTTCACGATCCGGGTCGCCCTGGCCGACACCCGGGTGGGCGAGCACACCTTCCGCCGCGGCGACGGCGTCGTCGTGCTCACCGGCTCGGCCAATCGCGACGACCGGGTCTACCGCGACGCCGACACCTTCGACGTCACCCGGTTCACCGGAAACCGGCCGCCGCGTAAGCATCTCGGGTTCAGCCTGGGGATCCACTACTGTGTCGGCGCGCCGCTGGCCCGGCTCGAAGCCGAGGCGGCCATCCGCGCCCTGCTGGACCGGGCACCCGAACTGGCCCTGGCCGACGCGCCGATCGAGTACCGGCCCAGCCTGATCCACCGCGGCATCCGGCACCTGCCGGTGACCCTGTGA
- a CDS encoding cytochrome P450 — protein sequence MTSDHVAVGDPTPVQIAVLESVAPHCRHDPYRSYATLRAAGPFVPGPHEVHLVPRHAQAQAILSDPRWSHAEEPELLHGDSEVELPGSFLWMEPPDHTRLRGLVGKAFTARTVAGLHERAERLVAELLTAILAERETDVLEALAYPVPLTLICELLGVPAEAHAHVREISAHIARGLDPDTLLSPAELAARTTAVHAFTDFFGDLIAQRRRDPRDDLITALVHAEDAGVRLTRTELIGTLLILVVAGHETTVNLIGNGLLALIRHPDQFARLRADPALCGPAVDEVLRYDPPVHLTTRTARHEIELAGRTFVPGDAVIVLIGSAARDPGAFPDADRFDIGRYRPGQRPERHLSFGLGLHYCLGAPLARLEMQTVLRAVATRVERMELLAEPPYRPNVVVRGMSELRISLEGR from the coding sequence GTGACGTCCGATCATGTCGCGGTCGGGGACCCGACTCCGGTACAGATCGCGGTGCTGGAGAGCGTCGCCCCGCACTGCCGCCACGACCCCTACCGAAGCTACGCGACCCTGCGTGCCGCCGGCCCGTTCGTGCCGGGCCCGCACGAGGTGCACCTGGTGCCCCGGCACGCCCAGGCGCAGGCGATCCTGAGCGACCCGCGCTGGAGCCACGCCGAGGAACCGGAACTGCTGCACGGCGACAGCGAGGTGGAACTGCCCGGGTCGTTCCTGTGGATGGAACCGCCGGACCACACTCGGCTGCGCGGCCTGGTCGGCAAGGCCTTCACCGCCCGCACCGTGGCCGGGCTGCACGAGCGCGCCGAGCGGCTCGTCGCCGAACTGCTCACCGCAATCCTGGCCGAGCGCGAGACCGACGTGCTCGAGGCGCTGGCCTATCCCGTACCGCTGACCCTGATCTGCGAACTGCTCGGCGTGCCCGCCGAAGCCCACGCCCATGTGCGCGAGATCTCCGCGCACATCGCGCGCGGCCTCGATCCCGACACCCTGCTCAGCCCCGCCGAACTGGCCGCCCGCACCACCGCCGTGCACGCCTTCACCGATTTCTTCGGCGACCTGATCGCCCAGCGCCGCCGCGACCCGCGCGACGACCTGATCACCGCCCTGGTGCACGCCGAGGACGCCGGCGTCCGGCTGACCCGCACCGAACTGATCGGCACCCTGCTGATCCTGGTCGTGGCCGGGCACGAGACCACCGTCAACCTCATCGGCAACGGCCTGCTGGCCCTGATCCGCCACCCCGACCAGTTCGCCCGGCTGCGCGCGGACCCCGCGCTGTGCGGCCCGGCCGTCGACGAGGTACTGCGCTACGACCCGCCCGTGCACCTGACCACCCGCACCGCGCGACACGAGATCGAGCTCGCCGGACGGACCTTCGTGCCCGGCGACGCGGTGATCGTGCTGATCGGCTCCGCGGCCCGCGATCCCGGGGCTTTCCCCGACGCCGACCGGTTCGACATCGGCCGCTACCGCCCTGGGCAGCGACCGGAGCGGCACCTGTCGTTCGGGCTCGGGCTGCACTACTGCCTCGGCGCGCCGCTGGCCCGCCTGGAGATGCAGACGGTGCTGCGCGCGGTCGCCACCCGGGTCGAGCGGATGGAACTGCTCGCCGAACCGCCGTACCGCCCGAACGTGGTGGTGCGCGGCATGTCCGAACTGCGAATCAGCCTGGAGGGCCGATGA
- a CDS encoding AMP-binding protein, producing MNSSGSGDTLGTLLAAVATAHPQVRATFWSVSEHLGYAELRQRADTTATALRRRGIGRGEPVGILSPNAPEFLTALFGIAGAGGAATPLPLPVGARATAAYPAKLAAITAAAGMRTVLVSPRFASMIPLLGGIGVEFVDTTGLITGVTAEPDILPDLGPGDAAIVQFTSGSTALSKGVRLTHANVVAGLSAIRTGIDLGLTDQGGFWLPLFHDMGLFGTLSAVLRGIPAHVWSPLAFVKDPARWLSEFAATGTTITAMPNFGYEALLGAIPPERVADYDLSHWRIAFNGAEPIAEPVVSAFCARFAPAGFAPSTMFGVYGMAEATLAVAFPPLLREPVFEWVDRARLSDSALAQPVPRTDAGARAVASVGAPVAGIALRIVDLDSGAELPDGRVGEILIQGAPVTPGYLSADPDAVADRFTDGWLRTGDLGYRRDGELFVTGRCKDMITVRGVNYYAQDVEAAVRDLDGIHQARCTAAVDPDDDVIALIAETERTGPDAEALAAAVRAAVAAHLGLSAVRVHLVPPRSIPRTSSGKLQRLAARDLIGRR from the coding sequence ATGAATTCCTCGGGTTCGGGCGACACGCTCGGTACGCTGCTGGCCGCCGTCGCCACCGCGCATCCACAGGTGCGGGCGACGTTCTGGTCGGTGTCCGAACACCTCGGCTACGCCGAGCTGCGGCAGCGGGCGGACACCACCGCCACCGCCCTGCGGCGGCGCGGGATCGGCCGCGGGGAACCGGTGGGCATCCTGTCGCCGAACGCGCCGGAGTTCCTGACCGCGCTGTTCGGGATCGCCGGGGCGGGCGGGGCGGCCACTCCCCTGCCGCTGCCCGTCGGCGCCCGCGCGACGGCGGCGTATCCGGCCAAACTGGCCGCGATCACCGCGGCCGCCGGGATGCGCACCGTGCTGGTGTCACCGCGATTCGCGTCGATGATCCCGCTGCTCGGCGGCATCGGCGTCGAGTTCGTCGACACCACCGGCCTGATCACCGGCGTGACCGCCGAGCCGGACATCCTGCCCGACCTCGGCCCCGGCGACGCGGCGATCGTCCAGTTCACCTCGGGCAGCACCGCGCTGTCCAAGGGAGTGCGGCTGACCCACGCCAATGTGGTGGCCGGGCTGTCCGCGATCCGCACCGGCATCGACCTCGGGCTGACCGACCAGGGCGGTTTCTGGCTGCCGCTGTTCCACGACATGGGCCTGTTCGGCACGCTGTCGGCGGTGCTGCGCGGCATCCCCGCCCATGTCTGGTCGCCGCTGGCCTTCGTCAAGGACCCGGCGCGCTGGCTGTCCGAGTTCGCGGCCACCGGGACCACCATCACCGCCATGCCGAACTTCGGCTACGAGGCGTTGCTCGGCGCGATCCCGCCCGAGCGCGTCGCCGACTACGACCTGAGCCACTGGCGGATCGCGTTCAACGGCGCCGAGCCGATCGCGGAGCCGGTGGTGAGCGCCTTCTGCGCGCGGTTCGCGCCGGCCGGGTTCGCGCCGTCGACGATGTTCGGCGTGTACGGCATGGCCGAGGCCACCCTGGCCGTGGCGTTCCCGCCGCTGCTGCGCGAGCCCGTGTTCGAGTGGGTCGACCGCGCACGGCTGTCGGATTCGGCACTGGCCCAGCCGGTTCCGCGCACCGATGCCGGTGCCAGGGCCGTGGCCTCGGTCGGTGCGCCGGTGGCCGGGATCGCGCTGCGCATCGTCGACCTCGACAGCGGCGCGGAGCTGCCCGACGGCCGGGTCGGCGAGATCCTCATCCAGGGCGCGCCCGTCACCCCCGGCTATCTGAGCGCCGACCCGGACGCGGTCGCCGACCGGTTCACCGACGGCTGGCTGCGCACCGGCGACCTCGGCTACCGCCGCGACGGCGAACTGTTCGTCACCGGCCGCTGCAAGGACATGATCACCGTGCGCGGCGTGAACTACTACGCCCAGGACGTGGAGGCCGCGGTCCGTGACCTCGACGGCATCCACCAGGCCCGCTGCACCGCCGCCGTCGATCCCGACGACGACGTGATCGCGCTGATCGCCGAGACCGAACGCACCGGGCCCGACGCCGAAGCCCTCGCCGCCGCCGTGCGGGCCGCCGTCGCCGCCCACCTCGGGCTCTCCGCGGTGCGGGTGCACCTGGTGCCGCCGCGCAGCATCCCCCGCACCAGCAGCGGCAAGCTCCAGCGGCTGGCCGCCCGTGACCTGATCGGCCGGCGCTGA
- a CDS encoding ferritin-like domain-containing protein has translation MHSYDIFRHYERLHWNLGDLALDTVDPALVRPEYITLAKSAAMGESNVIAAVHGFLDEFVDDYDFSTFAVVWGYQEVQHHYAFRAWLRAVGEDVADRAVDAMREPYAPGSTPSATLATNIISELTVNHVYRAVSGWVAEPVLKTLLLNASRDEAGHAREFIHYTTERLRRRPEELPSVLETLYVYSSEAKIKHPVSTFKAGIAELGDHETIDTGFDLFLEQVAAEGELEVLHDKVRRTFAGITGLDLSSNAKVRRALADAIA, from the coding sequence GTGCACAGTTACGACATCTTCCGCCACTACGAACGCCTGCACTGGAACCTCGGCGACCTCGCCCTGGACACCGTCGACCCGGCCCTGGTCCGCCCCGAGTACATCACCCTGGCCAAGAGCGCGGCGATGGGCGAGTCCAATGTGATCGCGGCCGTGCACGGCTTCCTCGACGAGTTCGTCGACGACTACGACTTCTCCACCTTCGCGGTGGTGTGGGGCTATCAGGAAGTGCAGCACCACTACGCCTTCCGCGCCTGGCTGCGCGCCGTCGGCGAGGACGTCGCCGACCGCGCGGTCGACGCGATGCGCGAGCCGTACGCGCCGGGCAGCACGCCCTCGGCGACCCTGGCCACCAACATCATCTCCGAGCTCACGGTCAATCACGTGTACCGGGCGGTGTCGGGCTGGGTGGCCGAGCCGGTGCTGAAGACGTTGCTGCTCAACGCCAGTCGTGACGAGGCGGGCCATGCCCGGGAGTTCATCCACTACACCACCGAGCGGCTGCGCAGGCGGCCCGAGGAACTGCCGTCGGTGCTCGAGACGCTCTACGTCTACAGCTCCGAGGCCAAGATCAAGCATCCGGTGAGCACGTTCAAGGCCGGCATCGCCGAACTGGGCGACCACGAGACCATCGACACCGGCTTCGACCTGTTCCTCGAGCAGGTCGCCGCCGAGGGCGAGCTCGAGGTGCTGCACGACAAGGTACGCCGCACCTTCGCCGGCATCACCGGCCTCGACCTGTCCAGCAACGCGAAGGTGCGCCGCGCCCTCGCCGACGCCATCGCCTGA
- a CDS encoding PaaI family thioesterase, translating to MTTGDRPATVEVPWSVIPDYHCFGCSPHNPTGLRLTFTPRDDGALVAAFRLGRAFESYPGVVHGGLIGVICDEVMGNLIVLARQVPAFTVSQRTRFLTPLAVDRDYRCVATLPTGRGAGPIPAQAEILDLDGAVCASSTATYQPFDLHAERARLTLGDDDVALLDHALSTANTFSPNGARP from the coding sequence ATGACCACCGGCGACCGGCCCGCGACGGTCGAGGTGCCGTGGTCGGTGATCCCCGACTACCACTGCTTCGGCTGCTCCCCGCACAACCCCACCGGCCTGCGGCTGACGTTCACCCCCCGCGACGACGGCGCCCTGGTGGCCGCGTTCCGGCTCGGGCGCGCGTTCGAGTCCTATCCCGGCGTGGTGCACGGCGGCCTGATCGGCGTGATCTGCGACGAGGTGATGGGCAACCTGATCGTGCTGGCCCGCCAGGTGCCCGCCTTCACCGTCTCCCAGCGCACCCGCTTCCTCACCCCGCTGGCCGTCGACCGCGACTACCGCTGTGTGGCGACGCTGCCCACCGGCCGCGGCGCGGGCCCGATTCCGGCGCAGGCGGAGATCCTCGACCTCGACGGCGCGGTGTGCGCCTCCTCGACCGCCACCTACCAGCCGTTCGACCTGCACGCCGAGCGTGCCCGGCTGACTCTCGGCGACGACGATGTCGCCCTGCTCGACCACGCCCTGTCCACGGCGAACACCTTCTCCCCGAACGGAGCCCGGCCATGA
- a CDS encoding acyl carrier protein: MTTTSADTILRTVTEIAISETGLPAADLTPDADLRAMAGVDSVRVLRMVARIERTFDIELEDADVFGMSTLAEVTAVVERAVRETSS; the protein is encoded by the coding sequence ATGACCACCACTTCCGCCGACACCATCCTGCGCACGGTCACCGAGATCGCGATCTCCGAGACCGGCCTGCCCGCCGCCGACCTCACCCCCGACGCCGACCTGCGCGCCATGGCGGGCGTGGACTCGGTGCGGGTGCTGCGCATGGTCGCCCGGATCGAGCGCACCTTCGACATCGAACTCGAGGACGCCGACGTCTTCGGCATGTCCACCCTGGCCGAGGTCACCGCGGTGGTGGAGCGCGCGGTGCGGGAGACCTCGTCGTGA
- a CDS encoding SAM-dependent methyltransferase, whose translation MTAVADTNQHYDLDPDIFGQFLDPLRKYSSGLYESEDDTLEQAQRNKLRFVADRLGLCGGEQLLDVGCGWGSLILYMAGELGCRTLGVSPAPRQHDYIAEQAAARGVAHLVDTRVGHFEHLDLPARGFDAVTLLGSIVHMPDPDAVFRRARSVLRRGGTLYVSESCFRNAANRTAFDDRAGTGFVREAIFGFGELRPLSELIAAAENAGFSVISVDDLTEHYRRTIEDWIANVDAAAARIDTHGPGLAAELRRYLEIANAGWGYTTKHYALVCRNAR comes from the coding sequence GTGACCGCCGTCGCCGACACCAATCAGCACTACGATCTCGATCCCGACATCTTCGGCCAGTTCCTGGATCCGCTGCGCAAGTACAGCTCCGGGCTGTACGAATCCGAGGACGACACTCTGGAACAGGCGCAGCGCAACAAGCTGCGGTTCGTCGCCGACCGGCTCGGGCTGTGCGGCGGCGAACAGCTGCTCGACGTGGGCTGCGGGTGGGGCTCGCTGATCCTGTACATGGCCGGGGAACTGGGCTGTCGCACACTGGGGGTGAGCCCGGCGCCGCGCCAGCACGACTACATCGCCGAGCAGGCGGCGGCGCGCGGCGTGGCCCACCTGGTCGACACCAGGGTCGGGCATTTCGAGCACCTCGACCTGCCCGCCCGCGGATTCGACGCCGTCACGCTGCTCGGTTCGATCGTGCACATGCCCGACCCCGACGCGGTGTTCCGGCGGGCCAGGTCGGTGCTGCGCCGCGGCGGCACGCTGTACGTGTCGGAGAGCTGCTTCCGCAACGCCGCCAACCGGACCGCGTTCGACGACCGGGCCGGCACCGGATTCGTCCGCGAGGCGATCTTCGGTTTCGGTGAGCTGCGCCCGCTGTCGGAGCTGATCGCGGCCGCCGAGAACGCCGGCTTCTCGGTGATCTCGGTCGACGATCTCACCGAGCACTACCGGCGCACCATCGAGGACTGGATCGCCAATGTCGACGCCGCCGCCGCGCGCATCGACACCCACGGTCCCGGCTTGGCCGCCGAGCTGCGCCGCTATCTCGAGATCGCCAACGCGGGCTGGGGTTACACCACCAAGCACTACGCGCTGGTCTGCCGGAATGCGAGGTAG
- a CDS encoding acyl-ACP desaturase has translation MIGTAGLLPVPELVTAVDSFLAASPATRAWDVETAVDWAAADAGRLTEGQRSAVQFVTLIEDHLPGYFDVYHRHFPVDDTVDLPTFEHNRELYHFTVRWALEEDTHARALARYQEAAGMAQRSTLRSELAVEGHKPFDLPYDHPVQFFAYALVQEKATQMYYQQLRDVVADPVLAGVLTRLSRDEARHFSFMADVVTRYLRHDGDAVVTPIRDVVAHFRMPLSDTLRGYWRWALKIADVADYDHTAAYEHLVKVIDRAVDARTEPVDELVAFVESCRALA, from the coding sequence ATGATCGGCACAGCGGGGCTGCTGCCGGTGCCGGAGCTGGTCACCGCGGTCGACAGCTTCCTGGCCGCGTCACCGGCGACGCGCGCCTGGGACGTGGAGACCGCCGTGGACTGGGCCGCCGCCGACGCGGGCAGGCTCACCGAGGGACAGCGTTCGGCGGTGCAGTTCGTGACCCTCATCGAGGACCACCTGCCCGGCTACTTCGACGTGTATCACCGGCACTTCCCGGTCGACGACACCGTGGACCTGCCCACCTTCGAACACAATCGGGAGCTCTACCACTTCACCGTGCGGTGGGCGCTCGAGGAGGACACCCACGCCAGGGCGCTGGCCCGCTATCAGGAGGCGGCGGGGATGGCGCAGCGGTCCACGCTGCGCTCGGAGCTGGCGGTGGAGGGGCACAAGCCGTTCGACCTGCCCTACGACCATCCGGTGCAGTTCTTCGCCTACGCCCTGGTGCAGGAGAAGGCCACGCAGATGTACTACCAGCAGCTGCGTGACGTGGTCGCCGACCCGGTGCTGGCCGGGGTGCTCACCCGGTTGTCGCGCGACGAGGCCCGCCATTTCAGCTTCATGGCCGACGTGGTGACCCGCTACCTGCGCCACGACGGTGACGCCGTGGTCACGCCGATCCGCGACGTGGTCGCCCACTTCCGGATGCCGCTGTCGGACACCCTGCGCGGCTACTGGCGCTGGGCACTGAAGATCGCGGACGTGGCCGACTACGACCACACCGCCGCCTACGAACACCTGGTGAAGGTGATCGACCGCGCCGTCGACGCGCGCACCGAACCGGTCGACGAACTGGTCGCCTTCGTCGAGAGCTGCCGCGCGCTGGCCTGA
- a CDS encoding PaaI family thioesterase, with protein sequence MTSTEIDVDATAQRRVAELTAVFERGLQEKLGVGDSLGIRLDSASKGRTRYHLDPNPATINAMFTVHGGVLATLMDTAMGSAVFTELGDGVAYTTLELKVNFIRAVTLDGSRLTCDATAVHVGRRTATAEGRITDAAGKLIAHGTTTILVLAQGN encoded by the coding sequence ATGACAAGTACCGAAATCGACGTCGACGCGACCGCGCAGCGGCGGGTCGCGGAATTGACCGCGGTATTCGAACGCGGACTGCAGGAGAAGCTGGGGGTCGGCGATTCGCTCGGCATCCGGCTGGACAGCGCGTCGAAAGGCCGCACGCGCTATCACCTGGACCCGAATCCGGCGACCATCAACGCGATGTTCACGGTGCACGGCGGAGTACTGGCCACCCTCATGGACACCGCCATGGGCAGCGCGGTGTTCACCGAACTCGGCGACGGCGTCGCCTACACCACGCTGGAACTGAAGGTGAACTTCATCCGCGCGGTGACGCTGGACGGCAGCAGGCTCACCTGCGACGCCACCGCCGTGCACGTCGGACGCCGCACCGCGACCGCGGAGGGACGTATCACCGACGCGGCGGGCAAGCTCATCGCCCACGGCACCACCACCATTCTCGTGCTGGCCCAGGGCAATTGA